A genome region from Setaria italica strain Yugu1 chromosome III, Setaria_italica_v2.0, whole genome shotgun sequence includes the following:
- the LOC101786157 gene encoding transcription repressor OFP8, with amino-acid sequence MSLAGGWDRRVRGGSGRLELPRQQPPVVVDVGCTCRGARLLSSLISTLKSHARGAVGGKANSPHASSWSTSTSTTTAFTSSVSTTTATSGSSAADVLHSWGPATYAINTSALDDYDDGVHHHDAEHARRQRRQRRRRRSSKCRRGQGRRAAAAAPEEEEEEAVAVAVEVESAAPYEDFRESMVAMVTEKEMYAWEDLNALLHQFLALNSPRHHPLILTAFADLWAPRGGLFCPPSPCLL; translated from the coding sequence ATGTCGTTGGCAGGGGGTTGGGATCGGCGTGTACGTGGTGGCAGCGGTAGGTTGGAGCTGCCGCGGCAGcagccgccggtggtggtggacgTCGGCTGCACCTGCCGCGGGGCGAGGCTGCTCAGCTCCCTCATCTCCACGCTCAAGTCCCACGcgcgcggcgccgtcggcggcaaGGCCAACTCACCGCACGCGTCGTCGTGGTCGACGTCGacctccaccaccacggccTTCACGTCCTCCGTctccaccaccacggccacctcAGGCTCCTCCGCTGCCGATGTCCTCCACTCGTGGGGCCCCGCGACGTACGCCATCAACACCAGCGCCCTCGACGACTACGACGACGGGGTCCATCATCACGACGCCGAGCACGCGAGGCGTcagaggcggcagcggcggcggaggaggagcagcaagTGCAGGAGGGGGCaggggaggagggcggcggcggcggcgccggaggaggaggaggaggaggcggtggcggtggcggtggaggtggagtcCGCGGCGCCGTACGAGGACTTCCGCGAGTCGATGGTGGCGATGGTGACGGAGAAGGAGATGTACGCGTGGGAGGACCTGAACGCGCTGCTGCACCAGTTCCTGGCGCTCAACTCGCCGCGCCACCACCCGCTCATCCTGACCGCCTTCGCCGACCTCTGGGCGCCCCGCGGCGGCCTCTTCTGCCCTCCGTCCCCGTGCCTCCTCTGA